In the Candidatus Bathyarchaeota archaeon genome, TAGCGACTGCTTCCTAGCACAATACCTCACCATGCTTCCTCTAGTCTTCGACAACTCTGAGGTGAAGATATACAACGTGTCTAAGCCGTCTTCCCCGCAGCCCAACAGCGAAAATGTACTAGTCATCCCCCTTGACAGATTAATAGACGAACAAAAGCTCTACATGGCTTACATCATCCTCTCACATGGCTTCTACAACTACACAGTCGCCTATGATCTCGATGATAAGGCTCTCGATGGTAGCACCATCATACTGTCATTCGACCCCCCCGAAGAGAACGTTCTTGTTAGCATTTTTCAAGACAAGTTTAACGAAACCCTTGAATCATGGGACATTTCAAAAGGAAGCTGGCGGATCGAAGATGGAAAACTACTAGGCAGCGAAAGCGGAAAATACGACGAGGGAGTAATCCTCTCGTCAACATTCGCTGAAAACTTCACAGCAACATTTAAAGTTAAACCATTGAGTGGAAATGCCACTGTGCAAAATTACGTTAGCCTTGTTTACTCATGGGTAGACTCGGAGAACTACCGAATTGCAGATGTCATGTTCAGTCAAGACGGCTATATTTACGTTCACTTCAGAACCATCGTTGACGGAGTCGAGAAGGTACTGCCAAACTGGCCTGGAATTAAAACTGATTTAGAGTGGGACTTTGGCAACGAATATAACATAACTGTAACTGTTAACGGCGCCTTAAACGAAATATTCATCAATGGCATAACGTTCCTTTCGTCAAATTTAGAAAGCATTAGTGGAAAAATCGGGCTACGCTACCTTAGATTCTTTGCAGTATCATTCGACGACTTCTCCGTTGCCCATACCACACAGGTTAGCTTAAGACCCGTTAAAGATTATTTAGATCATCTACGCTCAGGCGGACAAGTCATAGTGCTGAACACAAACGGACATGGCTATTTTGCTGACGATTTATTCTCTATTTCAAACTCAACAGTAAACGCCCAAAGAATAGAGGGCAAAAACCTGAAGGTAGACCTGCCCTGTGAAGTACCTGTACAGGTACTAACATCTAAAAATACTAGTACAACAACTCTAAGCCATTATATAGCATCACTGTACGAAACTCCATTCATTTCACATCAGAATTACGGCAGCGGAGAACTCTTCTACGTGAACATATACCCTATTATCAAAACTATGCATGAAAATAACTGCCAACCAGCCTTCTATGAGATACTAGGAAAACTCCTAGACGACTTGAATCTAACAAAACTGAATCCAGATGCTATGCTAAGCTTCGACGGGTACGTGAAAGAGATATACATAAGTAATGATGTAAGAATCGAAACAAGTTCATTGTTGTTCCCGCTAAAACTTGAACTCAAACAAGTCGACGTCGAAGCGGAAGACGGTTCCCACATTTTTCATAACGTAACCAGCATCACAATCACTGAATATTCAAACGCTATTATTGAGGCTGATAGCGTTATCATAAAAGACGGTGAAGGATTCTATGCAGTTTTGCAAATCAACTCTACCTTCACAGTCAAACCTTCCATAGGATCACTGAATCTTAAAATCACTACAAAGAATGAGGAAATTAATCTAAACCATGTAAACCAATTTTCGATCACACCAAGCGACTCAGCTCAACTTCTAGCCCGAACACCAACTTTAAACGCCTCACAAGTCACCTTCGTTGAATTCTATCCGTTTGGCTCCTTGCAATGGAGAACGAGAACTTATGGCCAAAACCTAAATGTAACTGGATCAACGCAATTTTCTGTGACACTTTCTGACAGCTACAGCGCTCTAAAGAATGTGAAACTTGGCGCCTCCTTCCAGCGTGACCCACCAATAGTAACGTTTGATGTCTTTTCCACTTTTCCCACAGCCATATTTTGGACTCTACTCCTATTACCCATCTTTGCAAGCATATTTTTTGTCTTTAAGGTCAGAGAATCAAATCAAGATATTCACCTTAAAAGACGAGAAAACAAGCAAAACAACAATCCCTCAAATCACCATGTATAATCAGAATATTTGCGCACTCTGTAGAAGTGAAAGACATAGACAGGAGCGCCGGGCTCAAACTACAGCATTCTACTTAGATCCTGGGGCAAGAGATATTGTGCTTGATGTAGGATGCAGTGAGGGGTTTGTTTCAAGTTATCTATTAGAAGCCAACTTCGTGGTGGGCATGGACACATCAATCGAGTCTCTCTTAATAGCCAAGCAGAAAACAAAGCATTCGAACATTGACTTTATTCGCGCTGATGCCGCTGATTTACCGTTTAGAGAATGCTCGTTTAACAAGGCAGCTATGCTTGAATTGTTGGAGCACCTGCCTGAAGAAGCACAGAGAAAGATATGCCTGGAAGTTGACAGAATCTTAAAAAGGAAAGGTGTTATCGTACTTTCAGTTCCCTATAAAGAGCAAATCACCTACATACGCTGCGTTCATTGCGGAAAGCTAACGCCTTTATGGGGGCATCTCTGCTCTATGGATGAAGAGAAGGTAACCAATCTTCTGTCAAGCCATTACACTCTTATTGCTA is a window encoding:
- a CDS encoding class I SAM-dependent methyltransferase, yielding MLDVGCSEGFVSSYLLEANFVVGMDTSIESLLIAKQKTKHSNIDFIRADAADLPFRECSFNKAAMLELLEHLPEEAQRKICLEVDRILKRKGVIVLSVPYKEQITYIRCVHCGKLTPLWGHLCSMDEEKVTNLLSSHYTLIASCHLPNVGLISLASVFECLPLRLWFPLNNLLGKFRKGYWIILKYRKEKNNP